The region ATATTGGGTATCCTGATCAGATATTCCTGTATCTCTGACTCAATGCTGCCAAGTTCTGTGTCCAGAGCCTTTATGCGTTCAGAAACCGACTTCATCTCATCGATCAGAGCCGATGCATCCTTTTTTTCCTTCTTAAGAGCGGCAATCTCTATAGAGCGGGTATTGCGGAGATTCTTTAAACGCTCCACTTCCTGAATCGTATCCCGGCGTTTATTGTCAAAGCTTAAAACCGCATCGATATCAACGGGAGATTTTTTATTGAGTACTACCTGCCTTACCTGATCCGCATTATCACGGATTCTCTGAATATCCAACATGAAACTTAGCTCCTGAAAAATAGCTGTATAGGTTCTGTGTCTGAATTATTCCAGGTTAATCAAATTTATCAATAAATGTTAATATACATGATGCATCCGTTTTTTTTCACTCCTTGATATGCCGGTAATCGGGTTCTATTTTATACCACAATTATGAATTTCTCCCTCAGATATTTTTGTTTCAGATTCACACTGTTAAAGCAGATCTGCAAAGGCTCGATGTGCCACCTGCAGAACAAAAAAGCAGAATCGCTCAGAGCAATCATCTTTTATTCAAGAGAGTAAATACAATGCCCGTATTTCCCGGTCTATTCGAAAAAATCAGCCTTATGAGAAATGATGAACCAGGTTTCCTTCTTGACATGGCAGGGACTCAGGGTTTCCGGGCTTTATGCACAGCTCACAAACTCGGCATATTCGAGTGCCTCGATCCTCACCCGCAGACCGTAAAAGAGGTCGCATCCAGGCTCAACCTCGACCCCAGAGGCACCGGACTCCTCCTTGAGGCACTTGAGGCACTGGGCTATCTGGAACTTAATGGTGATAGATACTGCAATAGCAAAATCGCAAAAAAGTGGCTTCTCAAAGGGAGTCCCTCTAGCTTTTCCGCTGCATTGCCGCTCTACTCCTCTCTTTTATTCGAGTTTTCTGAACTTCTGGAGTACACAATCAGAGAGGGGAAACCTCACTTTACACTGCATGAGTGGCTCAGCAGAAAAGATGATGAAGTGTGTGTTTCAGAGAAACTGTTCCTGTCCCCGACTCAGATCCCGGTAGAGGAAATACTGGATAAAATCTCTTTACAGACCAGTTCTGGAAATCTGCTTGAGATCAGCAGCAGCAGAGGATTTTACAGCCGGGAACTGTGCCGAAGATATCCTGAACTAAGAGCAGTTGTACTTGAAAGCCCGCTCTCTGGCCTTGAGAATGAAATTGTTACTGATGAATTCAGTGATCGTATCAGCATTTATCACGGAAATTGTCTAAACTCACTTCCAGAGCAGGCTTTTGATGTAGTTCTTATCTTCAATGTTTTGCATCGAAACAGCGACTCCACTAATGAATCACTCGTTGACAATGTAAAAAACGCACTTAATCCCGGAGGCAATCTTATAATTCTGGATCAACTTGGTGACCAGTCAACCGGTCCCGCAGCAAAAGCCTTTACCCGTCTCCAGGCACTCAATCTTTTTAATGCGTCAGGTGGACAGATCTACACTTTCTCTGAGATCTCTTTCTGGTTGGAGAAGGCAGGTTTTGTGGACATAAGCAGAAAAAAACTCTCCGCAGCTCCCCTCCTGGGTTTGATCTTCGCCCTGAAACCAGGAGTTGATGAATGAATATCCCATCCAGGTTTGGATTCTATGCAATCTTAACCGATCCCCTGAGAGGATACGAATACCTTACAAGTCTGCTTGTTGACCACGGCGTCAGCTTTGTTCAACTCCGTATGAAAGAGAAGGGCCGGGATGAAATTTTGAGTACCGCCAATCTCATGCGCAAATTGACACTTGGCAGCGACACGCGACTTATAATTAATGACCACCCGGATATAGCCAGGGATTGCGGAGCTGATGGAGTGCATATTGGCCAGGATGACATCCCATGTTCTGAAGCCAGAAGAATTCTGGGCAAAGATGCGATAATAGGGATCTCCACACATTCCCCCTCCCAGACTCTTGCCGCCTGTGATTTGAAGCCGGATTATATAGGTGTGGGACCTGTTTTTCCTACTCCCACCAAGAAAAATCCTGACCCGGTAATTGGAATTGACGGGATGAAAAGGATGCTTTCGGTATCGGATGTACCCGCGGTTGCAATCGGTGGAATAGACCTGGGAAATTTATCTGTCATACTGGAAGCGGGTGCAGAAAATTTCTGCATGGTTCGCCAGTTGACAAAATCAAAAGACCCGGAAAAAGTGTTGAAGGAAACGCTTAGAATATACAGGGAATACTATCCAGGTATATGAATTTGCACCCCCCTATATGTTAACGAGAGACATGACTGGTGAGTCATCGGCAAGTTTCCAATATGATCAACTATATTAATTTGTCATTTCGACGAGTCTTTCGAGGAGATTTTTTTTCAATACCCCTGAATCTGTGTCATTTGACATTTACCTCCGGTTCTCCGAATGCAGATCAACTTCTCTTCCTCTAAATTCAAAAAAAAGCTCCCGTCCCTGACTGGAACGGAAGCTCCTTTTCAATAAAACTGAAATTAAAATTCTTACCTGAAAAGTTTCTCGGAATAGTGATCACCGTTTTTATAGATCAGCTTCTGAATATCCGCTTTGGGAGCAGAGAAAGTCAGTTTCAGCTTGGCCTCATGTTCCTGATCGAGAATCTCAGGATCTATGCGGGATGCTTTTCCTGGATAGGTTTTCCCATTTACATCCACCAACTGGAAATGATTGGCTTTAAGACGCAGAGGATTCCAGGAATTGTTGTAGATATCTACGACAGCTGCAATATTCCCACCCCGCTTCTCCATGGTTGGCATAGCAAGAAGAATATCCCACTTGTTAATCTTCTTGAAAACAGAAGAGTCAGGAATCGGATCGATTACTTTCAGGTAGGCAGAATAGGTACCTCTGTTCTCTTTTCTCAAAGTAGCGAGAAGTTTTTTTGCATCCTGATGTGTCGAATCGAAATAGAGTGCAGAAAGGGCATAGAATTCCGCCTTTACATAATCTTCGGCATCTTTGCTCTGCTTTCCATTCTGGTATTCCATATCGGCCATATCGTAGTTATCCTGAGCAATTCTCTTAGTGATCTCCTGTTTTTTGCTCTTTAACGGTGAGGGATCACTGGCTGCCGCGATGGCTTCATCGATAGTGGACAGTGCTTCATCGAATTTATCCTTTACCAGACTGGAATCAGCCATCTGGGAGAGGAGAAGAGCATGCTGCTGCTTGAGATCCGAGGAGACTTCAGGAGTCATGAACTTTTTGATATCCGCCAGAAAAAGTGGAATTGCTTCCATGTGAGCGGCGCCTTCATTGAGAACCATGCTGGCTCTGATCAGAGTCATCTCAATATAACGATTCCTCAGCTTGGGGCTTATTTTATTGGGGTTGCTTTTGATTGCCTTATCATACATCATATAGGCAGTTTTCAAGTGAGTCCGTTTCTGGTCACCCTGAAGTTTCTGCGCCAGGTTGTAAGCTGAATCGCCTTTCTTCTCAAAGGATGAAGAGCCACAAGACATCATAAGCGCCAAAACGCTTAAACCAGCTACGACTTTCAGGACCGCATTCATGAAATCCTCCATTCTCTATGGTAAAAAGACATTTCTAAACAGAACAAACCTGATAAAAGATGCTTTTCTCCCCATGGCATTGTCAATACCTATATAATATAAAGACTTGCAAATACTGACACGCTCACCTATTTTTCCGGTCATGAATTCCACTTCCGGACAAAAAAATCATGCGGCTCTTCGCGTCTTGAAAAAACTGGTCGATAACGGCTTCCAGGCTCTTTATGCCGGTGGTTACGTGCGGGACAAGGTTCTGGGTTTGCCCGATAGTGGCGATATAGACATTGCCACCAATGCCAGACCAGAAACAGTCTCCAGACTCTTTGGGCAGACCATCAGTGTCGGAGAGCAGTTCGGAGTCATAATCGTGGTGATGGAAGGTATTCCATTTGAAGTGGCCACTTTCAGATCTGATATCGGCATCTCTGATGGAAGACATCCGGCAGAAATAGTTTTCACAGATGCCAGAAGTGATGCTCTCAGGAGAGATTTCACAATCAACGGCATATTTTATGATCCCATCTCCGACAAGATTATTGATTATGTTTCGGGTCTCGAAGATATAAAAGCCGGGGTTATAAGAGCCATTGGCGATCCATTTCATAGATTCAGTGAGGATTACCTCCGGATGCTGAGGGCAATAAGATTTGCTGCCAGGTTTAACTTTTCCGTAGAAAAAAACACCTGGGAAGCTCTAAAGGAAAATGCGGAGAAAATAGTCTCCATCTCTGCAGAGCGGATTTTCGCTGAACTCGATAAAATGCTTTTACAAGACAGGCCTGAGATCGCTATTGAGCTTCTGGATCAATCCAACCTGCTTAAATATGTGCTTCCCGAAATTTCAGCCTTGAAAGGAGTTCCCCAACCTCCAGACTTCCATCCAGAGGGAGATGTTTTCATCCATACACTTAAAGCGCTGAAACTTATGCACAAGAACCCTTCATCAGTAACCGCCTGGAGCGTTTTACTGCATGATTGCGGCAAACCGGCCACATTTTCTCTTTCAGACAGGATTCGCTTCAACAACCATGACCGGGTAGGCGCTGCCATCTCCAGAGAAGTTCTTAAAAGGCTCAAAGCCTCAAATCATCTGGTGGAAAATGTGAATGCATGTATAGAGAATCACATGAATTTCATGAATGTTACCAGAATGCGTCTTTCGACTCTCAAGAAGCTGCTCTCCAGGCCCACAATCGAGGATGAACTGGAACTGCACAGGGTAGATTGTCTGGCAAGCCACGGCAATCTGGACAACTACTATTTTGTCAAAAGCAGACTTGAATCGTTTGAGAAAGAGCAGATCAAACCTGCCCCGCTTATAAGCGGCAGGGACCTTATAGGGATGGGCTTTAAACCCGGACCGGTTTTCGGAAAAATTCTCTCCGAAGTTTACGATCTGCAGCTTGAAGAGAAGATCACTACCAGAGAACAGGCTCTAAGCCATGTAAAGCAATCTTGGAATTCTGATCAGAGCAAATAAATCCATTTGCTCAAAATTTCTTTCCTTCTGTCTTGAACTGGTATCCCCCAGTTAGTATATTACTAAGAATTTTTCAGCTTGGTTATGCAAACGGGCGAACAGCCCGTTTTTGCTATTCAGATGGAGTTGTGATGTCTTCTGTTGAAAAGATCAGGCCGGTGATTGAATCAAAGCTCAAGGATCTTGGTTTTGAGTTGTTTGATTTTCGTTTTTTCCATGCCGGATCACGCTCTATTCTGCGGGTGACAGTTGATTCTGAAAACGGGGTAACAATAAGTGACTGTGAAAACATCAGCAATGAATTGTCGGTACTCCTAGATGTGGAGAATTTCTCAGCCGGGCGTCCTTACAATCTCGAGGTTTCTTCTCCCGGCATAGATCGTCAATTAAGAACTGAGAAGGATTTCCGCAGGACTATTGGTCGTGATGTTGTGCTGCACCTCACTGAGGGTATCGAGGGGAAGAAAACGATCAGGGGCAGGGTTGTCAAATGCGAGGGCAACAAACTCACGATCATGATCGAACACAATACTGTGGAAATACCTCTTTCAGATATTTACAGTGGAAAAGAAGAAATCCGGTTCAAG is a window of Fibrobacter sp. DNA encoding:
- a CDS encoding serine--tRNA ligase is translated as MLDIQRIRDNADQVRQVVLNKKSPVDIDAVLSFDNKRRDTIQEVERLKNLRNTRSIEIAALKKEKKDASALIDEMKSVSERIKALDTELGSIESEIQEYLIRIPN
- a CDS encoding CCA tRNA nucleotidyltransferase, which produces MNSTSGQKNHAALRVLKKLVDNGFQALYAGGYVRDKVLGLPDSGDIDIATNARPETVSRLFGQTISVGEQFGVIIVVMEGIPFEVATFRSDIGISDGRHPAEIVFTDARSDALRRDFTINGIFYDPISDKIIDYVSGLEDIKAGVIRAIGDPFHRFSEDYLRMLRAIRFAARFNFSVEKNTWEALKENAEKIVSISAERIFAELDKMLLQDRPEIAIELLDQSNLLKYVLPEISALKGVPQPPDFHPEGDVFIHTLKALKLMHKNPSSVTAWSVLLHDCGKPATFSLSDRIRFNNHDRVGAAISREVLKRLKASNHLVENVNACIENHMNFMNVTRMRLSTLKKLLSRPTIEDELELHRVDCLASHGNLDNYYFVKSRLESFEKEQIKPAPLISGRDLIGMGFKPGPVFGKILSEVYDLQLEEKITTREQALSHVKQSWNSDQSK
- a CDS encoding ribosome maturation factor RimP: MSSVEKIRPVIESKLKDLGFELFDFRFFHAGSRSILRVTVDSENGVTISDCENISNELSVLLDVENFSAGRPYNLEVSSPGIDRQLRTEKDFRRTIGRDVVLHLTEGIEGKKTIRGRVVKCEGNKLTIMIEHNTVEIPLSDIYSGKEEIRFK
- a CDS encoding methyltransferase domain-containing protein, which codes for MPVFPGLFEKISLMRNDEPGFLLDMAGTQGFRALCTAHKLGIFECLDPHPQTVKEVASRLNLDPRGTGLLLEALEALGYLELNGDRYCNSKIAKKWLLKGSPSSFSAALPLYSSLLFEFSELLEYTIREGKPHFTLHEWLSRKDDEVCVSEKLFLSPTQIPVEEILDKISLQTSSGNLLEISSSRGFYSRELCRRYPELRAVVLESPLSGLENEIVTDEFSDRISIYHGNCLNSLPEQAFDVVLIFNVLHRNSDSTNESLVDNVKNALNPGGNLIILDQLGDQSTGPAAKAFTRLQALNLFNASGGQIYTFSEISFWLEKAGFVDISRKKLSAAPLLGLIFALKPGVDE
- the thiE gene encoding thiamine phosphate synthase: MNIPSRFGFYAILTDPLRGYEYLTSLLVDHGVSFVQLRMKEKGRDEILSTANLMRKLTLGSDTRLIINDHPDIARDCGADGVHIGQDDIPCSEARRILGKDAIIGISTHSPSQTLAACDLKPDYIGVGPVFPTPTKKNPDPVIGIDGMKRMLSVSDVPAVAIGGIDLGNLSVILEAGAENFCMVRQLTKSKDPEKVLKETLRIYREYYPGI